The Sphingopyxis fribergensis DNA segment TCGCACCGCTTTCGGGATCGTGGACCAGCCAGACATAATTGTCGCTGAGGACGGGAATACGGACGATGTCCAGCGCAGCCATGATATCTCCTTTCCAGCGTCTCGCCCCTTCAAGACGGAGCGGACACCAGCGGGCCTTGGTTCGCCTGTTCAAGTCAGCAGCGCGCCATAGCCCTGCGCGTTGAACTCGATCAGGCAGAATCCGTTGCCGAAGGGATCGGCGAACATCGCCTGTCTGCCATAGGGCAGGTCCAATGTCTCGCCTTCCTGCACCGCGCCCGCGGCCAAAGCCCGGGCGACCGCGCTGCCGAGGTCGTCGACCGAAAAGTCGGGATGCACCGGCGTCCAGTGCCGGTTGTAGCGGCGAAAATCGCCGCCGCCGGGACCGATCGCCGTCCCCGCGCGCTTGACGATCAGATAAAGGGGTGCCTCGCATCCGGTCAGTTCGACAATATCTTCGTCGAACCGCCGCGCCGCGGTCAATCCCAGCGCGCTCGTGTAGAAACGCTCAGCGGCAGCAAGGTCGGGCACGTCGATGTTGATCAACAGGCCCGGCACCCTTCGGCTCCTACCAGGCGCCGGTATTGGGCATCGAGGCCCAGGGTTCCTGCGGCGGCAGATGGCCTTCCTGCAACAGCTCGACCGAAATGCCGTCGGGCGAGCGAACGAACGCCATATGGCCGTCGCGCGGCGGGCGGTTGATCGTCACCCCGGCGTCCATCAGCCGCTGGCACGTCGCATAGATATCGTCGACCCTGTACGCGAGATGCCCGAAATTGCGGCCACCGGTATAGTCCTCGGGCGCGCTGCCGTCCGCGGGCGGCCAATTATAGGTCAGTTCGACCTCGGCCACATCGCCCTGTCCGGGCGCGGCGAGAAAGATCAACGTGTAGCGGCCCTTCTCGTCGTCGAAACGGCGCGTTTCCTCCAGCCCGATCAGCTTGAAGAAGCGGGCGGTGGCGTCGGGATCCGACACGCGGATCATCGTGTGAAGATATTTGATCATCCGCCTATATTAGGCACGAAGGGCCCGCTCTTCAAATGCTTCGAACAGGAATAGGAATTCGTCGGGCACCGGGGCCGGCGCGCCCTGCGCTTCGGCGACATGGACATAGATCAGCTGTCCGTCAGCGCGCAGATCGTCTTTCCCCGCGCCGTGGAGTTCGAACAAATAGGTCATCGAACTGGTGCCGACGCGCGATGCGCGCACGCAAATGTCGATTTCCTCGTCGAGCAGGATCGGCGCGCGATAATTGACCTCGGCGCGCGCGACGTGGAATTCGGGGCTGCTGTGCGCCGGCCAGCGGTCGTATACGCCGACGCCGCGCCAATATTCGGTGATCCCGATGTCGAAATATTCAAGGTAACGGCTGTTGAACACCACCGCCTGCGCATCGATCTCGGCATAGCGGACGCGCTTCCTGACGCTGAATTTGAAATCGCTACGAGCCATGATGATCCTCTAGTTCGTCGCGAGCCGCGCGACGGTGTCGATCAGCAGCGCGATGTCGGTATCGCGCGACAGGCGGTGGTCGCCGCCCTTGACCAGCGTCACCTGCACATCGTCGCTTGCCAACGCCGCCGACAGCCGCAGGCTGATGTCGGACGGCACATCGCCATCCTCCTCGCCGTGGAGCAGGCGGACGGGGCAGGTGAGGGGGATTTTGGTGTCGAGCAGCAGGTTCGCTTCGCCCGACTGAAGGAAACCGCGCGTCGTCATATAGGGCTGGTCGCTGTACGGCGTCTCTTCGACCAGCGCGCCCTCGGCAATGATGATTGCTTTCTCGGCGTCGCTGAAACCCCAGTCGGTAAAATCGGGCGCCGCCGCGATCCCGACGAGTCCGGCCACGCGGCCCGGCCCGTCGCGCTGCACCAGCGCCAAGGCGGTGAGCAGCATCAGCCACCCGCCCATCGACGATCCGACGATGACGACCGGCCCCTCGGCCTTTGCATCGACCAGGTCGAGCACATCGCCGCGCCAGTCGAGCAAGGTCTGATCGGCGAACGATCCGTCCGACAGGCCGCACCCGGCATAGTCGAGCAGCAGGCACGCTTGCC contains these protein-coding regions:
- a CDS encoding alpha/beta fold hydrolase — encoded protein: MTEPAAPDYLERSGRPRLAYRHTPGNGPTIVFLPGYMSDMAGGKATALFDWAAAEGQACLLLDYAGCGLSDGSFADQTLLDWRGDVLDLVDAKAEGPVVIVGSSMGGWLMLLTALALVQRDGPGRVAGLVGIAAAPDFTDWGFSDAEKAIIIAEGALVEETPYSDQPYMTTRGFLQSGEANLLLDTKIPLTCPVRLLHGEEDGDVPSDISLRLSAALASDDVQVTLVKGGDHRLSRDTDIALLIDTVARLATN
- a CDS encoding VOC family protein, coding for MPGLLINIDVPDLAAAERFYTSALGLTAARRFDEDIVELTGCEAPLYLIVKRAGTAIGPGGGDFRRYNRHWTPVHPDFSVDDLGSAVARALAAGAVQEGETLDLPYGRQAMFADPFGNGFCLIEFNAQGYGALLT
- a CDS encoding VOC family protein; this translates as MIKYLHTMIRVSDPDATARFFKLIGLEETRRFDDEKGRYTLIFLAAPGQGDVAEVELTYNWPPADGSAPEDYTGGRNFGHLAYRVDDIYATCQRLMDAGVTINRPPRDGHMAFVRSPDGISVELLQEGHLPPQEPWASMPNTGAW
- a CDS encoding acyl-CoA thioesterase, which encodes MARSDFKFSVRKRVRYAEIDAQAVVFNSRYLEYFDIGITEYWRGVGVYDRWPAHSSPEFHVARAEVNYRAPILLDEEIDICVRASRVGTSSMTYLFELHGAGKDDLRADGQLIYVHVAEAQGAPAPVPDEFLFLFEAFEERALRA